The window GGCTGGCGCTATGGGGCGACGCGCTACGAGCGCAGCAAGGAATCGCGGGCCGCTCAAGCTGCGGTGGCTTTGGGCGGACCCCTGGCGAGCTTGATGGCGGTGCTGGGGTTCGCTTACTTGATGCTTAGCTCTCAAGTGGGCAGCTGGATGTGGATTGTGGCCTTGGGGGTGGCTATCGCCAATTTCCGGATCTGGCTCGTAGCGGTTTGGCCGATTGAGTACCGACCGCAGGGAGAAGGAGGCGAGCTTTGGGTCAGCGATGGTTTGGACCTGTGGCGCTTGCTGACAAATAAGCAGAGCTAGCGAAAGCGCTTGCTCTTGGTGGGCTGGGTAGGGCTCGCTGTCCCAGCGAGCCGCGAGCGAGGTTGCCAGTTGCGGTCCGCTGGGACAGCGGACCCTACCTCGGGGTGCCCTTATCCGGTGGAGAAATGGATTCTTGTCAGCTTTAAGCTCATTCAAGGGAGGGTATGGAAATTGCTGACCGAAATTTATGGGATTGCACTCAATTGGTGGTTTACCAGAAAACGGTCCCTGAATGCCGAACGATACGACTATGAGCACCATTTTAATCGTGGATGACGACGAAGAGATCCGCTACTCGCTAGGACGCGTCCTAGGCAGTCGCGGGTACCAGATCGAAACGGCCGGCAGCGGCGAGGAGGGTATCGAGAAAATCAAAGCGGGACTGAAGCCGGACTTGATCATGTGCGACGTGCGCATGGGGGGCATCTCGGGGATCGAGACCTTGCAGCACATGCGTTCGGCCAGTTCCAGTTTGCAGATCGTCTTGATGACCGCATTCGGCACGGCCCAGACGGCAATCGAAGCGATGAAGTTCGGGGCCTACGACTACATCATGAAGCCTTTCGACGTAGACAAGGTGATCGAGATCGCGGAGAAGGCGATCAGCTCGTCGAAGGACATGAAGTCCGCCAATAAATACGAGAAGAAGGTCAACTACGACGACTACAAGGAAGGCATCGTGGGCAATTCGCCTGCCATGCAGGAAGTTTTCAAGGTCATCGGCCAAGTGGCAGCCAGTGACGCGACGGTCTTGGTAACCGGCGAAAGCGGTACCGGTAAGGAGCTGATCGCCAAGTGCATCAACCAGCACAGCCTGCGTTCCGGCGGCCCCTTCGTAGCGGTCAATTGCGCCGCCATTCCGGATAATTTGATCGAGAGCGAGCTCTTCGGCCACGAGAAGGGGAGCTTCACGGGAGCGACGACGCAGCGCATCGGACGCTTCGAGCAGTGCGATCGGGGCACCATCTTTCTGGACGAGATCGGCGACATGGCTTTGGCCACCCAGACCAAGATTTTACGCGTTTTGCAGGAGGGCGAAATCCAGCGAGTGGGTAGCACGGAGACCATCAAGGTGGACGTGCGCGTCATCGCTGCGACCAACAAGGATCTGGAAAAGATGGTGAAGGAGAAGGAGTTCCGCGAGGACTTGTACTATCGCCTCAATGTCTTTCGCATCCGCGTCCCCGCCTTGCGGGAGCGCAAGGAAGACATTCCTGACATCGTCGATTTCATGCTGCAAAACCTCGTCAAGGAGCGGAAGGCGCGTGTCACGCGAGTGTCGCCCGACGCCTTGAACGCTTTGGTTTCCTACGCTTGGCCGGGCAACGTGCGGGAGCTCGGCAACGTGGTGTATCGCAGCGCGGTCGTTGCCCAGGGCGATGCGATCCTGATGAAGGACCTGCCGGATACCATCCGCGGCATTTCGGAGGAAGGCCCGGTAGCGGCCGCTGCTCCAGCGGTCGAGCCGGCGGCAGTAAGAGCTGAATTGGCGCCCGCAGAATCGTCTCCGGAAGGGAGCGATAGCCCGGAGCCTCTCGCAGAAAAAGGGGCGGAACCGATAGCGTCGGCGCCTGCTCCCGCAGTCCCTGCGGCGGAGCCGATGCCGATCTCGTTGCCCGCCATCTACGACAAGCTTTACCACGAGCTGCGCGAGCGTCAGGAGATGCGGATTTTGACTTTGATCGAACGTCAGATGATCCAGCGGGCCATCACCGAAACGGGAGGCAACCAAGCCCGGGCGGCGGAAATTCTGGGCATCACCCGCAATACGCTGAAGAAGCGTCTGGACGAATATTCGGCCGAGTAGGGAAGGTAGGGCTCGCCAAGGTAGGGCTCGCTGTCCCAGCGAGCCGCGAGCGTTGTTTGCGGATTTGCGTGTTGCGGTCCGCTGGGACAGCGGACCCTACCTGTCGGGCGCGATGAAGTGGGGCCAGTCTTGGCTGTGTTTGACGAGTCCAGCTCGGACGGGATTTTCTCGGATATACTGCGCCTTGAGTTCCCAGTTTTCATCGTTGCGGATGCGGTGGTCGAAGAAGTTGGTCTGCCAGTCGATCGAAAGAGTGCGGGCTGTGTACCGTTTCCAATTTGCGATAGTTTTTGTCATCGAATCTCGACTGGGGAATGCGATAAGGGCGTGGAGGTGGTCGGGCATGAGCAGGAAGAGACGGCAGTGCCAAGTGTGGCGCCGGTGGTAGAATTGAACGGTTTCGAGCAATTGTTGCGGGAGATCGCCGGCGGTCAGTCCGGGCTGTCTCGGTCTCGTTGGCAGATCGTGATAAAGTAAAGCTCTCCGTCTTTCACCCAGGAGGGCGGAACGTGATTCAACGTTTTGCGGCGAGGCAGGGGCATGGCGTTTTGTTCCTCTCGGAATTGGGATGCCCTGGCAAGCGCCTTGTCGCCAAGGTCGGGCTCGCTGTCCCAGCGAGCCGCTGGGGTTGTTTGCGGATTTGCGCGTTGCGGTCCGCTGGGACAGCGGACCCTACCTTGGCTGCAGACGGGCTGCGTGTTTTTTGGTTGTCAGCTCTGAATAAATCCATTGCCAAGGTTGCCCTTATGACGACCGCGTTGATGTTTTCCGGACAAGGCGCCCAGAAAGTGGGCATGGGCAAGGACCTTTACGAGAACAGCGAGATTGCTCGCGCTCTCTACGACAAGGCTGACGAGATTCTCGGCTGGAAGATCACGGATCTCTCCTTCGAAGGTCCGCAGGAAGCTTTGACGGAAACCAAGGTCTGCCAAGTGGCTCTTTTCGTGCACGGCTATGCGGTGTACGAGATCATGAAAGCCCAGGGCAAGCTGGGCGACGTAAAGGTTGCCATGGGCTTGAGCCTTGGCGAAGTGACGGCTTACACGGCAGCGGGCGTCTTCGATTTCGAGACGGGCCTCAAGGTCGTGGCGGAGCGGGCTCGCCTGATGCAGGAGGCGTGCGAGGCGACCAACGGGTCCATGGCAGCTGTCATCGGCGTGGAGCGCGACGTGGTTGCGGCGTTTTGCGAGGAAATGGACGTGGAGATGGCCAACCTCAATTGCCCTGGCCAGATCGTAATTTCGGGTGAAGCTTCCAAGATCGCGGCCGCGGTCGAGGCAGGCAAGGAGCGCGGTTTCCGCCGCGTGATGCCGCTCGACGTGGCGGGCGCTTACCACAGCCGCTTGATGATGCCAGCTCGCGAAGGCTTTGCGGCCTACTTGGCGGAGGTTGAGTTCAAGGCTCCGCAGTTCACGGTTTTCACGAACACGACCGGCAAGGAAGTTTCCGAGCCCAACGATCTGCGCGAAGCTTTGGTGAAGCAGGTCGTATCTTCCGTGCTTTGGGAGGATTGCCTGGTCAACGCGGCTGCTGGCGGCGTGGACCTCTTCTGGGAACTCGGCGTGGGCGGAGTGCTCAAGGGGCAAGTCAAGCGTACCAACAAGGATTGGGCGAACGCGGCCTTCGAGACTTGGGCCGACTTGGAAGCTTAAGCAGGTCTCCTTAGGAGAGGGGGTCCGCTGCGGCAGCAGACCCTGCCATCGGGACGCAGTTGTATCCTGACCGTCAGACGCTTCGGCGCTTGCCGGGGCGAGGGATTTCGTTTGGCTTTCCTCCGATGTACCCGGCTCCTAAGCGATTTCTAGCCTACTCATTTCTTCTAAGCTTTTCCGCCGTTTGGCTACGGGCTCACGACGCGGTCTACTTGCCCGCTTTCGAGGTTGCGGGGCGGGAAAGCTCCTTGCACGGCGAAGCGTCGAGCGCGTCGCAGGGCTTCGTGGGAGCAGACGAGTTGCAGCTTTCCCTTGGCGAGGGGAGCGGGGGGCTGCTGGAGGCGGTGCCCGGGATGGTCGCCACCCAGCACAGCGGTTCCGGCAAGGGCAACCAGTATTTCCTCAGAGGCTTCAACCTCGACCACGGCACGGATTTCGCGGTTTCGGTGGACGGCATGCCGGTGAACATCGCCTCGCACGGACACGGGCAGGGCTACGCCGACTTAAACTTCCTCATCCCGGAGATGGTTTCCATGGTCTCCTACTTGAAGGGCCCCTACTATTCGATGGTGGGCGACTTTTCCTCGGCGGGTTCGGCGAGCCTGCAACTGCGTGATTTGGTGGAGCGGGACTTTGCGGAAGTGGGTATTGGCGAATATGGGCAGCAACGCTTCGTGTCGGGCGTTTCCCGGGAGCTGGCCGGCGGCGATAGCCTGTTTGGCCTCGAGTTGGAGAACAACGACGGTCCTTGGGATCTGGACGAAAACCTCAGGAAGCGAAACGGATTCTTTCGGTATTCGAAAGGTAACTACGATCAAAAGTTTTCCCTGACCTTCATGGGCTACGATTCCAGCTGGACGGCTACCGACCAGATCCCCGAGCGGGAAGTTGAATCGGGGCGTCTGTCGGATTTCGGTTTCGTGGATCCAACGGTTGGCGGCAGGACCAGCCGCTACAGCCTCTCGGCCAATTGGAAGCGAGATCGTGGACACGTGCGAACTTTTGCCACGGCTTACGGAATTCATTACGACATGAACCTGTGGTCGAACTTTACCTACTTCCTCGACGACGAAGAGGATGGCGACCAGTTCGAGCAGGCGGACCGGCGGCAGACCTATGGCTTGAGTCTGGGCAAGGTTTTTTATTACCAAGAGCTCTGGGGAAAGCAGGTGAACCATACCGTGATTTTGCAAGGCCGGTGGGACGAGATCGACAAGCTGGGGCTTTACAAGACGCGGGAACGGAGTCGGTTGGAAGCGGTACGCGAAGATGCGGCCAGCGTGGTTTCGACGGCCCTAGCCTACGAGGCGACCCTCGATTGGACTGCCCGCTTGAGGAGCCAGGTCGGGATGCGTTGGGATAGGGTTGACGGCGAGGTGCAAGCCATCGGAGGGCTCGCTTCCCGTAAGGCGGGCGACGATATCGTAAGCCCGAAGGCGAACTTGATTTTCACGCAGAACGACGCCTTTGAATGGTACGCGAGCTTTGGCGAAGCCTTTCACAGCAACGACGTTCGCGGCATGGTGGATGGGGCCGATCCCTTGGCGGGCTCGCAAGGGAGCGAGCTAGGTCTGCGTTACCAGATTCCCGGCAAGCTGAACGCGTCGCTGGCGGTGTGGGACTTGGACCTCGACTCGGAGCTGCTCTATGTTGGGGATGCCGGTACCAACGAGATTTCAGGCGCCAGCGAGCGGAACGGAGTGGATGTGGCTGTTTACGCTGCCCTGAGCGGGAACCTAAGCATGGACTTGGACTACACCTGGAGCGATGCCCGCTACCGGGACGCGGCGGCTGGCGAGGCCTTCATTCCTGGAGTGGTGGAGGAGAAGCTGGGCTTGGGAGCGGTTTACCGTTTTGGCGAGGACTACGATGTTTCCCTGCGCTATCGCTACTTCGGAGGCCGTCCTTTGGATGAAGCGGGATCCGTGTTTTCGGAATCCTCGGAAACGGTTTCCTTGCAAGTTGCGGGACGCTTGTCGGATTGGGAGTGGACGGCGCAGCTTTCGAATCTGTTCGATTCGCGGGATCCCGATATCAGCTACTACTACGAATCGCGCTTGCCGGGCGAACCGAGCGGAGGAGTAGCGGACATTCATTCCCACGTGATGAAGCCGCGTCGCTTGCAGCTTACGCTGAGGCGTCTTTTTTAGCTTCATCACCCTTTTGCGGGGAGACGCTTTTGAGCGCAGGGCTGGCGCTCGCGCCACGCCGCAAGGCAGGATATTCGATTAGGGATTTGCGGCACGTCGCGAGCGACGGCCCTACAGGTAAACAGTCATTCCACTGCTTTGGGTCGTTTTGTTCTTCGAAAAATGGGGTCCTGCCAGCTTTGGGTTAATTCAAAGACAGACCATTGCGGAAATGGCCTGGTGCCGCGATTTCGCTTCGTCCAAGCGATTAGCTGGTCGGAAGCGGAACGGTTGTCTTGTCGACGAAGATCATGAAGGGCGGATGCCAGCGGCCGGAGGCGTCGCGATAGGTGACGCGCACCCCGTAGCCGTCGGGCGGAAAGCGATTCAGGATGGGGGCCGCGAGAGTGAGAGCGGACGGGTCCTCTCTATTTCGCTCGAAGGTGTAGTTGATCACGACGTCGTCTTCCCTGCCGAGTCGAGTATCCAGGGTCTGGATAAGCATCTCACCTTCTGTATTTAGAATTTGGATAAGCTCTGGCGCCGCCTCTAGAAATTTGCTTTTCCATTCTGGAAACGCGGAGGGTTCGAAGAGAACGCCGTTGGAAGGCCGAGGATCGGTGGAAGCCACGGCGGTAGAGCGTGACATTTCCAGTTCTGCGTCGATTCGGTTCCTGCGGACTTGAATCTCAAGGGTGATCTCGAAGGTGTCGTGGCTGAAAGCGCTGCAGCAAAAGAGCAGAGATAAACTGAGGAGAAAAAAGCGTGTCATTGGTTTTGGGATACGTCGAAGCGGGGTACGTGACCACTCTTACTTTAAGGCGTTATAGAGGCAAATTGACAGAATTTTGACTGTCTGAATCAGCTGGATTGGAGTTTTCAAGCGGTGTGTGTGCCAATCGACATGCTGCCGCTCCGAGCGGTTGCTCATACCCGCAAAACTTTCATCCCCTTGAGTCTGCAAAGACCCTGTTTTTCGTACCTGTATACATTCTAGCACTACGCTAGAGCCTCTTAGTTTTATACCTAGCCCTATGTTTAGAACGCCGCGATTGATCCGTGGGATAGCTACTGCTTTGACTGCATTTTCGGCTATCTTGATTGCCCAAACATACGCCCAGCCGCACCAGTTGGAGTATCTTGACCGGGGAGTAGTGGCCGTGAAGGCCAACGAATCCCAGATCTACGTTTCCTGGCGCTTGCTAGTCAGCGACCCGGAGACGGTCGGCTTTAACGTGTATCGCTCCTCCGGTGGGGAACCGGCGGTTCGACTCAATGGGTCTCCGTTGTATGCAACTACGGACTACATGGACAGCGCTGCGGATCTCGCCGTAGACAACACCTACTTTGTGCGAACTGTGGTTGACGGTGTGGAACTGGCAGCGAGTCGCTCTTTCGAGATAGCGGCGAACGCTCCGGTCCAACAGTACCTCAGCTTGCCGCTTCAGATTCCGGAAGGGGGAACTACGCCGGATGGAGTCAATTACAGCTATTCCGCGAACGACCTTTCGGTGGGCGATCTCGACGGAGACGGCCGCTACGAAATCGTCGTCAAGTGGTACCCTTCCAATGCGAAGGACAATGCCCAGTCGGGGCATACGGGCAATTGTTTGCTCGACGCTTACACCTTGGAAGGAGAGTTGCTTTGGAGAATCGATCTGGGCGTCAACATCCGCTCGGGTTCCCACTACACCCAGTTCATCGTGTATGATCTCGATGGAGACGGGATCGCGGAGCTCGCTTGCCGCACCGCGGAAGGGTCCAAGGATGCGAGCGGCGCATTTGTAGCTGCTCCCGAGAATTGGTTTGGAGAAGTTCCTCCGATAGACCACACCGCTGACCGTCGCAATTCCAGCGGATACATCTTGGATGGGCCTGAATTCTTGACGGTCTACGACGGCCGCACGGGCCTGGAGCTTTCGTCTACGCTCTACGAGCCCCAGCGTGTACCGGGCACCTTCTTCCCGAGTCCTGCGGAAACGGAAGCGATCTGGGGAGACGGATACGGAAACCGTATCGACCGTTTCTTGGGTACGGTGGCTTACCTCGATGGGGAGCGTCCTAGCCTTGTAATGTGTCGTGGATACTACACGGGCAGAAACGGGGTTCCGGGCCGTACCGTTTTGGCCGCTTATGATTGGCGCGATGGGGCGCTCACCAAGCGTTGGGTTTTCGACACCTACAACAATCCAGAGAACGACGCATATCGTGGTCAAGGCGCCCACAGTTTGACGGTGGGCGACGTCGATGGTGACGGTCGGGACGAGATCGTCTACGGCGCCTGCGCGATCGACGACGACGGTACTGGACTTTATAGCACAGGCATTGGTCATGGTGATGCCTTGCATCTTTCAGACATGGATCCAGATCGCCCTGGTTTGGAGGTTTGGATGCCTCATGAGTCGCCCTCAAGCTACGGCGAGTACGGATCCGAGCTGCACGACGCGGGCACGGGCGAGGTTATCTTTGGGGTTTCGGGCGAAGGTTCGGATGTCGGACGTGGCGCTGCTGCGGACATCGACCCCCGCTACCGTGGATACGAGACCTGGGCGTCGCGGGGCGGCATGCATAGCATCGCCGGCCAGTCGATTGAGACCAATGGGCTCCCTTCCATGAATTTTCTCGTATGGTGGGATGCGGATCCTCTTCGCGAGCTTTTGGACGGGACTCGGATCGACAAGTGGAATTGGGATCTCGGACAGCGCGAATTGATGTTCACGGACACGGGCATCGCTTCCAACAATGGCACGAAGGCGACTCCGGCTTTGAGCGCTGACATTTATGGGGACTGGCGCGAAGAGGTAATCTGGCGTTCGACCGATAGCTCTGAGCTACGCATTTACAGCACGGTCATTCCTGCCGTCAGCCGCATGACGACGCTCATGCACGACCGGCAGTATCGCATTGCCATCAGCTGGCAGAACGTCGCTTACAACCAGCCGCCGCACCCAAGCTTCTTCGTGGGGCATGGGATGGCGACACCTCCGAAACCCGACTACTATTTCGCCAGCAGCAACCAAGCTCCCTTCGTCAGCATGGTTTCGCCCAGCGAAGGCGCGGTGTTCGAAGAGGGAGAAGTCGCTTCCCTGGTCGCTGAAGCGAGCGATGCCGATGGCGTGGTGGAGCAAGTGGACTTCTTCCAAAACAACAGTTTCCTCGGAATGGATCTCAGCGATCCTTACACCGCATTGTGGGATGCTGCCAGTGGTGGCTCTTATCTGTTGCGAGCCGTCGCTACTGACGACGATGGCGCTCAATCGATTTCGCTACCTGTCACTGTGACAGTGGGTCATACGGAGACGCATGACGAAGCAACGGCCTCGATGGGGTGGACCCCGTTGCAGTCGAGCCTAGAAGGGTATCGAGGAGATGGATACTTAGCGTTCAGCCGCCCATGGCACTTCATCGAGTTCACTAACCTGGATGGCGGGCTGCTCGCTGGGGAGAAAACGCTTAGAATCCGTTACAGCGCGGGCCGCCCCGGCATGAATCCCTGTTTCTTGACGGTGAACGGCGTGCGGCAGATGATTCAGCTCCCTTCCACCGGTTCTTGGACGGAGTGGGCGACGTTTGAAGTAAAGGTACCTCTGAATAGTGGGGCTGTGAATACAGTCCGTCTGCAAGCTCGCGGTGGTCAGACTATGGTTGACGAGCTCACGGTGGCGGGGATCGTTCGCAATCAAGACCCAGAGCTGCAACTGATCGCTCCCGCGGACGGCATGACATTTGCCGAAGGGGTCGATATCCAGATTCGGGTGGAGGCTCAGGACATCGGAGGTGAGATTGCCTCGGTCGAATTCTTTGCCGGCGAGCTGTCTCTAGGCAGCGTCAGCGAAGCGCCTTATCAACTCGTCTGGAATGACGTTGGCGAAGGGCTGTACGCTTTGAAAGCTACCGCTACGGACGACTTGGGCGCGACAGCTGAATCAGCCGAAGCCGTGGTATTGGTGAACAATCCGCCCAGCGTCTCGATCAGTTTCCCGAGCGATGGCGCTTACCTGCCGTCTGGCGAGGTGGTGACGATCACAGCTGAGGCTGACGATGGGGTGGGTAGCATTGCCGCGGTAGACTTCTTCGAAGGCGAAACCCTTCTCGGGAGCGACACGGAAGCACCCTATGCGGTCGACTGGTCGAGCGAGGTGGAGGGACCGTACTCCTTCTTCGCAGTGGCGACCGATAACCGCGGCGCCTCCACCCAATCCCAGCCTGTGGAGCTGATTGTGAACCCAGCTGGCTACAGCGTTGTTTATCAAGCGGAAGACGCGACGCTAAGCGGCGACTCTGTTGCGGAATCCTCGAACGACGGTTTCAATGGAACGGGATACGTGAACTCGCCGACGGATGGAGGTTCCATCCTGTTTGAAAACGTAGATGGCGGTTCGGGCAGCATGGCGATCTTGCGTATCCGTTACGTGCTCGGAGCGGCTGCGTCTCGTACGGGTAGCCTGACCGTCAACGGCATGACTCAGAGTATCGAGTTTCCACCTACAGGTAGTTGGACGACCTACGCGACGATGGATCTGCCGTTCCCGTTCGACGCAATGGAGTCGAACACGATCGAGATTCGCTCGACCGGAGAGGATCTTGCCAATATCGATGAGATCGCGGTGCTTGGCTTGCAAAGCGAAGCGGATCGCACCTACCACGCGGAAAACGCTTATGCGGAAAACGTTTCACTGGAAACGAACAACCTCGGCTACAACGGAACCGGTTTCTACAATTTCCCAAGCGCTGACGGAATTCTCGAATTCCGCGATATCGACGGCGGTATTGGCGGAACCATTACAATGCGAGTTCGCTATGCTCTGGGAGCTTCCGGCTCTCGCGTAGGCACTCTCACCATCAATGGCGTTGAATCGCCCATCGACTTCCCATCGACGGGAGGCTGGACCAATTACGACACGATTGAGTTGAGCGTCAGCTTGTTGGCAGGTCCGCAAAACACTATCCGGATTGCCTCCATCGGAAACGACCTTGGGAACGTCGACGAAATCGTGCTTTCGGGAATCACTCCTAACGATATCCCGGAGGTTACGCTTTTGACGCCGACCGATCTTGAACAGGATCCCGCGACCCTGTTCCTCGTGGGCGATTCCACGGTGGCCTCCTACGGTAGCAGTTCCTATCCGCAGCGAGGCTGGGGGCAAGAGTTGCAAGCCTTTCTGTTCGATGGCGAATTCGAGGTAGTCAATCGAGCCCGCGGGGGACGCAGCTCGCGCAGCTACATCGAAGAAGGCCTCTGGGACAACGTAAAGGCAGAGCTTTCCCCGGGCGATTACCTGATGGTCCAGTTTGGCCACAACGACCGGGACTGGTCGAAGGAAGAGCGCTACACGCCACCTGAAGACTACAAGGTTTACCTCGCCCAGTACGTCAACGAGGCGAGGGCGCTCGGAGTGGAGCCCATCCTCGTGACTCCCATGGTGATGAACGCCTGGAGAAATGGGGCCATGCGTAACGTATTCACCGAGTCAGGAAACGACTATGCAGGCTCGATGAAAGAAGTGGCGGCCGAACTTGGGGTTCCCCTGGTGGATCTCAATGCCAAGTCGCATGCCTTCTTCAGCGCGCTTGATTACGACACCGCAGGCCGTTTCTACTTCAACACGTATGTAGCGGGTGAATACCCGAACTTCCCGAACGGTAGCGGCGACGGGACCCACTTCCAGGAGATGGGCGCCTTGCTCATGGCCAAGATGATCGCCGAGGGGCTTCGCGAGCTGCAAGCTGATCCAGTCGCGGGCGTCCTTGCCGACGCTTTGACCGCCCAGTATCCGATCTCGATCAAGGCCAACGATCCTTCTCTCGGTCGCGTTTCGCTGAGCACGGAGCTTCCGGAAGGCGTGCAAGTGACTTTGAAAGCGCTGGCTGCCGAAGGGCAAAGTTTCGTCAGTTGGAAAGACGGCCAAAACAATCCAGTTACGGAAGAGAACATCCACACGTTTGAGATGGGTCCCGAGGCAGCGTCGTTTATCGCTTACTTCAACGACGAGACTCCAGTTGGTCCACCGGCTCCAGGCGTGAAGCTTCCTGCAGGAGTAAACGCGACCGCAGGTTGGAAGCTGGGAGACCTGATGACTTTCACTGCGGAAGCGAGTGACCCGGACGGGGAAATCGTGAAAGTCGAGTACTTCGCCCGCGATACGCGCATCAAGATCGGGGAAGCTACGGAAGCTCCTTATACCTTCGACTGGATCGTGGAAGGCG of the Pelagicoccus enzymogenes genome contains:
- a CDS encoding Ig-like domain-containing protein, with the translated sequence MFRTPRLIRGIATALTAFSAILIAQTYAQPHQLEYLDRGVVAVKANESQIYVSWRLLVSDPETVGFNVYRSSGGEPAVRLNGSPLYATTDYMDSAADLAVDNTYFVRTVVDGVELAASRSFEIAANAPVQQYLSLPLQIPEGGTTPDGVNYSYSANDLSVGDLDGDGRYEIVVKWYPSNAKDNAQSGHTGNCLLDAYTLEGELLWRIDLGVNIRSGSHYTQFIVYDLDGDGIAELACRTAEGSKDASGAFVAAPENWFGEVPPIDHTADRRNSSGYILDGPEFLTVYDGRTGLELSSTLYEPQRVPGTFFPSPAETEAIWGDGYGNRIDRFLGTVAYLDGERPSLVMCRGYYTGRNGVPGRTVLAAYDWRDGALTKRWVFDTYNNPENDAYRGQGAHSLTVGDVDGDGRDEIVYGACAIDDDGTGLYSTGIGHGDALHLSDMDPDRPGLEVWMPHESPSSYGEYGSELHDAGTGEVIFGVSGEGSDVGRGAAADIDPRYRGYETWASRGGMHSIAGQSIETNGLPSMNFLVWWDADPLRELLDGTRIDKWNWDLGQRELMFTDTGIASNNGTKATPALSADIYGDWREEVIWRSTDSSELRIYSTVIPAVSRMTTLMHDRQYRIAISWQNVAYNQPPHPSFFVGHGMATPPKPDYYFASSNQAPFVSMVSPSEGAVFEEGEVASLVAEASDADGVVEQVDFFQNNSFLGMDLSDPYTALWDAASGGSYLLRAVATDDDGAQSISLPVTVTVGHTETHDEATASMGWTPLQSSLEGYRGDGYLAFSRPWHFIEFTNLDGGLLAGEKTLRIRYSAGRPGMNPCFLTVNGVRQMIQLPSTGSWTEWATFEVKVPLNSGAVNTVRLQARGGQTMVDELTVAGIVRNQDPELQLIAPADGMTFAEGVDIQIRVEAQDIGGEIASVEFFAGELSLGSVSEAPYQLVWNDVGEGLYALKATATDDLGATAESAEAVVLVNNPPSVSISFPSDGAYLPSGEVVTITAEADDGVGSIAAVDFFEGETLLGSDTEAPYAVDWSSEVEGPYSFFAVATDNRGASTQSQPVELIVNPAGYSVVYQAEDATLSGDSVAESSNDGFNGTGYVNSPTDGGSILFENVDGGSGSMAILRIRYVLGAAASRTGSLTVNGMTQSIEFPPTGSWTTYATMDLPFPFDAMESNTIEIRSTGEDLANIDEIAVLGLQSEADRTYHAENAYAENVSLETNNLGYNGTGFYNFPSADGILEFRDIDGGIGGTITMRVRYALGASGSRVGTLTINGVESPIDFPSTGGWTNYDTIELSVSLLAGPQNTIRIASIGNDLGNVDEIVLSGITPNDIPEVTLLTPTDLEQDPATLFLVGDSTVASYGSSSYPQRGWGQELQAFLFDGEFEVVNRARGGRSSRSYIEEGLWDNVKAELSPGDYLMVQFGHNDRDWSKEERYTPPEDYKVYLAQYVNEARALGVEPILVTPMVMNAWRNGAMRNVFTESGNDYAGSMKEVAAELGVPLVDLNAKSHAFFSALDYDTAGRFYFNTYVAGEYPNFPNGSGDGTHFQEMGALLMAKMIAEGLRELQADPVAGVLADALTAQYPISIKANDPSLGRVSLSTELPEGVQVTLKALAAEGQSFVSWKDGQNNPVTEENIHTFEMGPEAASFIAYFNDETPVGPPAPGVKLPAGVNATAGWKLGDLMTFTAEASDPDGEIVKVEYFARDTRIKIGEATEAPYTFDWIVEGGTYDVWAEAIDNHGARGESEPYSVSIDILNEVPTVAISRPSTGEVFVEGESLIIEALASDPDGSILRVDFYADGELLGSDSEAPYSMNWDNLEAGPRTVAVQAVDNFGEASSLVERAVGVLFSEGGSLIQEAEDGILSGNFVVIDDEAASGGKAVDAIGGSGQDWVEFRFNVEVAGFYHIRTLVRAIDGTHDSMFVTIDGDTATEHTWDTARSSAFIEDYVKNRRGEDPVEVLLEAGAHVVRFSYRENLQLDLVELKLDRERPANFAPEVAINQPTAGHVFAAGESIELSATAADADGEVARVEYYVNGSKIGEASVAPYSLIWDGAESGNHSLVAIATDDQGASATSEPVEISVLFASGGESSQEAEGAVAVGLITVVDDAGASGGQFMAFHDPEATGIQSGVAYQIVNLGSGHAVEANGRAVSQAVVDGSAAQKWILTENADGYYSVISVETGEALDEYRGGSTNVGTWTFGGASNQQWGFVEDGGAYIVSARSSSNVLSVEEPMDADGSNVYRTADGGSDYQRWALVAASSGSGPESNYLEFRFNVEEAETYNLSVTYRALDENRNSVYVSVDGGPADQYLWEMPLTSGFESALVTPVGQDETLELELAAGPHVVRLGYSEPVDIDQVELVLDPDIGNGRTYQFVNVGSGKALQSTSRAVTQGDNLFADSQQWVVEELSEGEYSIILKGTSEGLDHYINDGNIGTWTFNASKPNQRWRIVEVEAGKYTLSPVDSDASIVASVSSTADGANVAPAAYVADPLQQWLIVAPGVAEPKAHTIYTIGDSTVANYSAGYYPQTGWGQVLGGFFDPEVEVKNRAIGGTSSRSFYNNHWATVRDELKEGDFVLIGFGINDRAADEERNTTGEEFKEFLTLFAAETQAAGAIPVLVSTVRRNAWNGEWNGGDPTTLYDSYHEHPVMTRELAGELGLPLIDLDLEAGILMESLGPDYTGPFMYMNLGADEYPIGAKADDVHFQEMGAIEMARLVVEGIESLDTDPNVSALIEWIEPSYEVAVSSNDASMGIVTRTASYPEGTNVTVKALPADGYELVHWEDASGAVVSTDALMIFTMGAEPLSFHAVFGESAPVEPDAATGILPGETYTIANLGSGLQLQNASGREVTQGAESGAANQTFVLSKLEDGYWTVTSVANSENLDTYNGNQVGTYVASPTNPNQNWTIVLEGGAYRFESRSRVGSVLSVDGDSLDDGANVGWTADAGSDFQRWTLSIVE